One Ricinus communis isolate WT05 ecotype wild-type chromosome 2, ASM1957865v1, whole genome shotgun sequence DNA segment encodes these proteins:
- the LOC8288556 gene encoding cyclin-D3-3, with translation MAKRYCVPESFAPTEYQPTPTFLNDALYCSEENWEDEEVREDYFQEQQLAESFCFNTTSRNKKPDFSPVLVLEQDLCWEDEELSCLFTKEEQNQLYKKLETNSSLTESRREAVEWMLKVNAHYSFTPLTAVLAVNYLDRFLFSFHIQTEKPWMTQLAAVACLSLAAKVEETQVPLLLDLQVEDSKYVFEAKTIQRMEILVLSTLQWRMNPVTPLSFFDYVTRRLGLKNYICWEFLRRCELIVLSIISDTRCMRYLPSVIAAAAMLHVINSIKPCLGAKFESQLLGILAIDKDKVNDCTILVLESLSTEHDRQSNKRKFASDPGSPSGVMDVSFSSDSSNDAWAVAPSSVSSSPEPLFKKSRALQSLNRATADFLSTTL, from the exons ATGGCAAAACGATATTGTGTTCCAGAGTCATTTGCACCAACAGAATATCAACCAACTCCTACATTTCTTAATGACGCTCTTTACTGCTCTGAGGAGAATTGGGAGGATGAAGAAGTTAGAGAGGACTATTTTCAAGAACAACAACTTGCAGAGAGCTTTTGCTTTAATACAACttctagaaataaaaaacCGGATTTTTCTCCAGTTTTAGTACTAGAGCAAGACTTGTGCTGGGAAGATGAGGAACTTTCCTGTTTGTTTACAAAAGAAGAGCAAAATCAATTGTACAAAAAACTAGAAACCAACTCATCTCTAACTGAGTCTCGCCGAGAAGCTGTAGAGTGGATGCTCAAGGTCAACGCCCACTACTCTTTCACTCCATTAACTGCTGTTTTGGCCGTTAACTATCTTGATAGATTCCTATTTAGCTTTCACATTCAAACAGAGAAGCCATGGATGACCCAACTTGCTGCTGTGGCTTGTCTTTCACTCGCCGCCAAGGTCGAGGAGACCCAGGTGCCTCTTTTATTGGACCTTCAG GTGGAGGATAGCAAGTATGTGTTCGAGGCTAAAACTATTCAAAGAATGGAGATTCTTGTGCTTTCCACTCTCCAATGGAGAATGAATCCAGTAACCCCATTGTCATTTTTTGATTATGTTACAAGAAGGCTGGGCTTAAAGAACTATATCTGCTGGGAATTCCTTAGGAGATGTGAGCTCATAGTTCTGTCCATCATCTCAG ATACTAGGTGTATGCGCTATCTTCCTTCTGTAATTGCTGCTGCTGCAATGCTGCATGTAATTAACAGTATTAAACCTTGCCTCGGTGCTAAATTCGAAAGCCAGCTATTGGGTATTCTTGCAATCGATAAG GACAAGGTGAATGATTGCACTATCCTTGTACTAGAATCGCTATCCACTGAACATGACAGACAATCAAACAAACGCAAGTTTGCTTCTGATCCAGGAAGTCCAAGCGGCGTAATGGATGTGTCGTTTAGCTCAGATAGCTCAAACGATGCATGGGCAGTAGCACCATCATCAGTGTCTTCTTCACCAGAGCCTCTGTTCAAGAAGAGCAGAGCACTGCAGAGCTTAAACCGAGCAACTGCTGATTTTCTAAGCACAACTCTCTAA
- the LOC8288555 gene encoding probable isoaspartyl peptidase/L-asparaginase 2: MGKWAIAVHGGAGVDPNLPPQRQEEAKQLLARCLNLGISALRSNLPAIDVVELVVRELETDPLFNSGRGSALTEKGTVEMEASIMDGPKRRCGAVSGVTTVKNPISLARLVMEKSPHSYLAFSGAEEFAKQQGVELVTNEYFITQENMGMLKLAKEANSILFDYRIPIETCSAGAAAAMDTPLQMNGLPISVYAPETVGCVVVDSQGRCAAATSTGGLMNKKTGRIGDSPLIGAGTYACDVCGVSCTGEGEAIIRGTLARDVAAVMEYKGLRLQEAVDFVINERLDEGYAGLIAVSRNGEVACRFNSNGMFRGCATEDGFMEVGIWN, translated from the exons aTGGGAAAATGGGCAATCGCGGTGCATGGAGGCGCTGGTGTGGACCCTAATCTCCCACCACAGAGACAAGAGGAGGCTAAACAACTCCTCGCTCGCTGCCTCAATCTTGGCATCTCTGCTCTTCGCTCTAATCTCCCTGCCATTGATGTCGTTGAACTCGTT GTGAGAGAACTAGAAACGGATCCTTTGTTTAATTCAGGCCGTGGATCCGCCTTAACAGAGAAAGGAACGGTAGAAATGGAAGCCAGCATCATGGATGGGCCAAAGAGAAGATGCGGCGCCGTATCAGGTGTGACCACTGTTAAAAACCCTATTTCCCTTGCCAGACTTGTTATGGAGAAGTCTCCCCATTCGTATCTGGCCTTTTCTGGCGCAGAAGAATTCGCCAAGCAACAG GGTGTTGAGTTGGTGACCAATGAATACTTTATCACCCAAGAAAACATGGGAATGTTGAAATTAGCCAAGGAAGCGAACTCCATCTTG TTCGATTACAGGATTCCAATTGAGACCTGCAGTGCAGGGGCTGCTGCCGCTATGGACACCCCTTTGCAAATGAATGGTCTCCCAATCAGCGTGTATGCGCCTGAGACTGTAGGCTGTGTGGTGGTGGACAGCCAGGGCAGATGCGCTGCAGCCACATCAACAGGCGGACTAATGAACAAAAAGACCGGCCGCATCGGTGACTCGCCCCTGATTGGGGCTGGAACCTACGCTTGTGATGTTTGTGGAGTTTCATGTACAGGGGAAGGCGAGGCCATTATCCGAGGGACACTAGCGCGTGATGTAGCGGCTGTAATGGAGTACAAGGGGTTGAGACTGCAAGAGGCTGTAGATTTTGTGATAAATGAAAGGCTAGATGAAGGGTACGCAGGGTTGATAGCTGTGTCCAGAAATGGGGAAGTGGCTTGTAGGTTTAATTCCAATGGTATGTTTAGAGGATGCGCTACTGAAGATGGATTCATGGAAGTTGGCATTTGGAATTAG
- the LOC8288554 gene encoding uncharacterized protein LOC8288554 — MNTQGTERVNEEGAIETTVDTIDYRTPAGADEPRKENVGVVHLKRNKEEDSGVLARTAAAVTNTIESAKDAIVGKSKDDTTK; from the exons ATGAACACACAA GGAACTGAAAGGGTAAACGAAGAAGGTGCAATAGAAACCACGGTGGATACAATTGATTACCGAACACCAGCAGGAGCAGACGAACCCAGGAAGGAAAATGTTGGGGTTGTTCACCTTAAACGCAACAAGGAGGAGGATTCTGGTGTCTTGGCTAGAACAGCTGCTGCAGTGACAAATACGATCGAGTCTGCTAAGGATGCCATCGTCGGCAAGAGCAAGGACGACACCACCAAATGA
- the LOC8288552 gene encoding probable carbohydrate esterase At4g34215 yields the protein MKSMAKFCKLFCLIFVLLSSYPILATALFPNDIFILAGQSNMAGRGGVEKGKWNGNVPPECRSNPSILRLSAELKWGVAREPLHADIDVGKTCGVGPGMAFANSVKANDLRIGVVGLVPCAVGGTKISQWARGTRLYQELVSRANESVKYGGNIRAILWYQGESDTVWKKDAEAYKGNFERFIANLRSDLNTPYLPVIQVAVASGEGQFIEMVRRAQLGIKMPNVRCIDAKGLPLKSDHLHLTTMSQVHLGLHLAHAYVASFGHML from the exons ATGAAATCCATGGCCAAATTTTGCAAGCTGTTCTGTTTAATCTTTGTGTTACTATCATCCTATCCCATTTTAGCAACTGCCCTTTTTCCTAATGACATATTTATCCTAGCAGGCCAAAGCAACATGGCCGGTAGAGGTGGTGTTGAAAAAGGCAAATGGAACGGCAATGTGCCGCCGGAGTGCAGGTCGAACCCATCAATACTTCGCTTGAGTGCTGAACTCAAGTGGGGAGTGGCTCGAGAGCCACTTCATGCAGACATTGATGTGGGCAAGACTTGTGGGGTTGGGCCAGGGATGGCATTTGCTAATAGCGTTAAAGCTAATGACTTGAGGATTGGCGTGGTGGGTCTGGTTCCTTGTGCTGTTGGTGGAACCAAAATTAGCCAGTGGGCTAGAGGGACGAGATTGTATCAAGAATTGGTGAGTCGAGCAAATGAGTCAGTGAAGTATGGTGGAAATATTAGAGCCATTTTGTGGTATCAAGGAGAGAGTGATACGGTGTGGAAAAAGGATGCTGAGGCTTACAAGGGAAACTTCGAGAGGTTTATTGCTAATCTGCGTTCTGATCTCAACACGCCATATCTTCCTGTAATCCAG GTAGCTGTTGCTTCAGGTGAAGGCCAATTCATAGAGATGGTGAGAAGAGCTCAGTTAGGTATCAAGATGCCTAATGTGAGGTGCATAGATGCAAAGGGATTGCCTCTCAAAAGCGATCATCTTCACCTTACAACTATGTCACAGGTTCACCTTGGTCTCCACCTGGCTCATGCCTATGTTGCTTCCTTCGGCCACATGCTCTAA
- the LOC8288553 gene encoding D-3-phosphoglycerate dehydrogenase 3, chloroplastic codes for MAGTSLSSSNLIFTQDKLSWKLSLSSFPPLPTTPFNRRQTRSSQKFLVLATLMDAKPTVLVAEKLGEAGLDLLKSFANVDCSYNLSPEELCTKISLCDALIVRSGTKVTREVFERSGGRLKVVGRAGVGIDNVDLSAATEHGCLVVNAPTANTIAAAEHGIALLTAMARNIAQADASLKSGKWQRSKYVGVSLVGKTLAVIGFGKVGSEVARRAKGLGMHVIAHDPYAPADRARAIGVELASFEEAISLADFVSLHMPLTPATSKMFNDDTFSKMKKGVRIVNVARGGVIDEDALVRALDSGIVSQAALDVFTEEPPPQGSKLVLHENVIATPHLGASTTEAQEGVAIEVSEAVIGALKGELAATAVNAPMVPAEVLSELAASVVLAEKLGRLAVQLVSGGSGVQSVKVTYASSRDPDDLDTRLLRAMIIKGLVEPISDVSVNLVNSDFTAKQRGIKIIEERIVLDGSLENPLEYIQVQIANVESKFGTAISESGEIKVEGRVKEGKPHLTMVGSFGVDVSLEGSLILCRQIDQPGMIGKVGSILGEENVNVSFMTVGRIAPRKQAVMTIGVDEEPNKEALKRIGEIPLVEEFVFLKL; via the exons ATGGCGGGTACATCTTTATCTTCTTCGAACCTAATCTTCACTCAAGACAAACTCTCATGGAAACTCTCTCTTTCCTCCTTCCCTCCTTTACCGACCACTCCCTTCAACCGCCGCCAAACCAGAAGCTCACAGAAATTCCTAGTCTTGGCTACCTTGATGGATGCAAAGCCCACAGTCCTTGTCGCCGAAAAACTCGGAGAGGCTGGCCTTGACCTTCTCAAATCATTCGCTAACGTTGACTGCTCTTACAACCTTAGCCCAGAGGAATTATGCACTAAAATCTCACTCTGTGACGCGTTGATTGTGAGAAGTGGAACTAAGGTTACTCGAGAAGTGTTTGAACGGTCTGGCGGCAGACTTAAGGTTGTTGGCCGTGCTGGTGTTGGAATAGATAATGTTGATTTGTCTGCAGCAACGGAACATGGATGTTTGGTTGTAAATGCGCCTACAGCGAATACAATTGCAGCTGCGGAGCATGGGATTGCATTGCTTACTGCTATGGCAAGAAATATAGCACAAGCTGATGCGTCTCTTAAATCTG GCAAGTGGCAGAGAAGCAAATATGTAGGAGTGTCCCTTGTAGGGAAAACGCTAGCTGTAATAGGGTTTGGAAAGGTCGGATCAGAAGTTGCTAGGCGTGCCAAAGGCCTTGGAATGCATGTAATTGCGCATGATCCTTATGCACCTGCTGACCGGGCACGTGCAATTGGCGTGGAGTTGGCAAGCTTTGAAGAAGCTATATCATTGGCAGATTTTGTCTCCTTGCATATGCCACTTACTCCTGCTACATCAAAAATGTTTAATGATGATACTTTTTCGAAGATGAAGAAAGGTGTCCGAATCGTTAATGTTGCACGTGGGGGTGTTATCGATGAGGATGCTCTAGTTAGGGCTCTGGATTCTGGGATTGTTAGTCAG GCTGCTCTTGATGTCTTTACAGAGGAGCCTCCACCACAAGGTAGCAAGTTGGTGCTGCATGAAAATGTGATTGCGACCCCTCATCTTGGTGCTAGCACTACAGAGGCTCAG GAGGGTGTGGCCATTGAAGTATCAGAAGCTGTCATTGGGGCCCTGAAGGGGGAGCTTGCTGCCACTGCAGTGAATGCACCCATGGTTCCTGCTGAG GTTCTTTCAGAACTCGCAGCATCTGTTGTTCTTGCAGAAAAACTTGGAAGGCTGGCTGTGCAACTAGTTTCAGGCGGAAGTGGTGTGCAATCAGTGAAGGTGACTTATGCTTCTTCTAGAGATCCAGACGATCTTGATACGCGACTGCTTCGAGCCATGATCATCAAGGGTTTAGTTGAGCCTATCTCTGATGTTTCTGTGAACTTGGTGAACTCCGACTTCACTGCTAAACAGAGAGGAATAAAGATAATAGAAGAGAGAATCGTGTTGGATGGTTCACTTGAAAATCCGCTTGAGTATATCCAGGTTCAAATTGCTAATGTAGAGTCTAAATTTGGCACTGCAATTTCCGAGTCTGGTGAGATTAAAGTGGAGGGAAGAGTGAAAGAGGGGAAGCCCCATCTTACAATGGTAGGATCATTCGGTGTTGATGTAAGCCTGGAAGGCAGCCTCATATTGTGCAGGCAGATTGATCAACCCGGTATGATTGGCAAAGTTGGCAGCATTCTAGGTGAGGAGAATGTAAACGTGAGTTTCATGACTGTTGGGCGGATTGCTCCAAGAAAACAGGCGGTTATGACTATTGGCGTGGATGAGGAGCCCAACAAGGAAGCACTGAAGAGAATTGGGGAAATACCATTAGTTGAAGAATTTGTTTTCCTCAAGTTATAG
- the LOC8288551 gene encoding probable carbohydrate esterase At4g34215: MLSLLFMALLAQANISVTSQQLPKNIFILAGQSNMAGRGGVVNDTKTGILRWDGIVPPQCQPEPSVFRLSGDFTWVLAHEPLHSDIDYNKTNGIGPGMAFANAVLTKDPAIGVVGLVPCAIGGTAISQWEKGGFLYDQLVQRTRVALYSGGVLRAMLWYQGESDTLIEEDADSYKGRLEKFFTDVRADLQHPFLPIFQVALASGEGPVIDTIREAQKGIKLPNVHCVDAKGLPLEPDRLHLTTPAQVHLGQMLADAFLQTRSSPIRTSSSSSNSSTRHSTFISYHWLGLLFFSIFFYWYK, encoded by the exons ATGCTTTCCTTGCTGTTCATGGCTCTTCTAGCTCAAGCAAACATCTCGGTGACATCTCAACAGCTACCCAAAAACATATTTATCCTCGCCGGACAGAGCAACATGGCTGGCCGTGGAGGGGTTGTCAACGACACCAAAACCGGCATTCTCAGATGGGATGGCATTGTTCCTCCTCAGTGCCAACCGGAACCATCAGTATTCAGGCTAAGTGGCGACTTCACATGGGTTTTAGCCCATGAACCTCTCCACTCCGATATTGATTATAACAAGACTAATGGAATTGGACCAGGAATGGCTTTTGCTAACGCTGTCTTAACTAAGGACCCGGCTATTGGTGTTGTGGGTCTGGTGCCATGTGCGATTGGAGGGACTGCTATCAGTCAGTGGGAGAAAGGAGGTTTTCTTTATGACCAGTTAGTTCAGAGGACTCGAGTGGCCTTGTATAGCGGTGGAGTTCTTAGAGCAATGTTATGGTATCAAGGTGAGAGTGATACCCTGATCGAGGAAGATGCTGATTCTTATAAGGGGAGACTAGAGAAGTTTTTCACTGATGTCCGGGCTGATCTGCAGCATCCTTTTCTTCCAATATTCCAG GTGGCACTGGCATCAGGAGAGGGACCTGTTATAGATACAATAAGAGAAGCTCAAAAGGGGATTAAACTACCGAATGTGCACTGCGTTGACGCAAAGGGACTGCCGCTGGAGCCAGACAGGCTGCACCTTACTACTCCAGCTCAGGTTCATCTTGGGCAAATGTTAGCTGATGCTTTCCTTCAGACTCGGTCTAGCCCAATCCGCACTAGCAGCAGTAGCAGCAATTCTTCAACTAGACATTCTACTTTCATTTCTTACCATTGGCtaggtttattatttttttccatcTTCTTTTATTGGTACAAGTAA